The following proteins are encoded in a genomic region of Bacillus marinisedimentorum:
- the rplI gene encoding 50S ribosomal protein L9: protein MKVIFLKDVKGQGKKGEVKEVSTGYAQNFLLKKNYAVEATKANVSKLEGQKQKAAKEAQEELGQAKELKDTLEELTVELKAKSGEGGRLFGSITSKQIAEDLKKNHKIKIDKRKIELNEPIRSLGYTNVPVKLHSDVTATLKVHVSEQ, encoded by the coding sequence ATGAAAGTAATTTTTTTGAAAGACGTAAAGGGACAGGGAAAAAAAGGTGAAGTGAAGGAAGTATCAACCGGTTACGCCCAGAATTTTCTCCTTAAAAAAAATTATGCGGTTGAAGCGACGAAGGCAAACGTAAGCAAGCTTGAAGGCCAGAAGCAAAAGGCTGCCAAAGAAGCACAGGAAGAGCTTGGACAAGCCAAAGAGCTGAAGGATACACTTGAAGAACTGACAGTTGAACTTAAAGCAAAATCGGGTGAAGGCGGCCGGCTGTTCGGTTCCATCACGAGCAAACAAATTGCTGAAGACTTGAAGAAAAACCACAAAATCAAAATTGATAAACGCAAAATTGAGCTTAATGAACCGATTCGTTCACTGGGATACACGAATGTTCCAGTCAAGCTGCACAGCGACGTGACAGCGACACTGAAGGTGCATGTGAGTGAACAGTAA